The stretch of DNA AAGCCGCGCTCCCGCTGCCGGGCTGAACCGGCGCGTCAGGGACGGGTGTGCACGCCGACGCCGCCGGAGACGGTGAGGTCGTCGCCGGTGATGTAGCTCGCGGCGTCCGAGGCGAGGAAGGCGACAGCTTCGGCGATGTCGGCGGGGGCTCCGACACGGCCGAGCGGGACGTCCTCGGCCCAGGCTTCGATCATTTCCCGGGAGACGCCCATCTTGCCGTAGGCGGGCGTGTTGATCAGTCCGGGGCTGACCGCGTTGACGCGGATACGGGCGGGGGCGAGTTCGAGCGCGAGGGACCGCATGAGGGGCAGCAGAGCGCCCTTGGCGGCTGCCATGGCGGATCCGACCCCTTCGCCCGCGCCCACCGTGAAGACGACAGAGGCGCCCTCGTTGAGGAGCGGCAGCGCTTTGCGCAGAGTGAAGAAGGTGCCCTTGACGTTGATGTCGAACAGGGCGTCGAAGGCCTCTTCGTCGATGGCCTCGATCGGGCCAGGCCGGGAGACACCCGCGTTGAGGAAGAGCAGGTCGAGAGAGCCGAACCGGCGGCGCGCCTGCTCCACCGCGTGGTCGATGTCCGGCAGGGACCGTGCGTCGGCCCGCACGACGAGGACGTCTTCGGGAAGCCCGGTCCCGTCGAGATGGTCGAGACCGGTGACCATGACGCGGTAGCCGCGGGAGTGGAGCAGTTCAGCGGTGGCCTTGCCGATGCCG from Streptomyces tsukubensis encodes:
- a CDS encoding SDR family NAD(P)-dependent oxidoreductase — its product is MSAPSALITGGTSGIGKATAELLHSRGYRVMVTGLDHLDGTGLPEDVLVVRADARSLPDIDHAVEQARRRFGSLDLLFLNAGVSRPGPIEAIDEEAFDALFDINVKGTFFTLRKALPLLNEGASVVFTVGAGEGVGSAMAAAKGALLPLMRSLALELAPARIRVNAVSPGLINTPAYGKMGVSREMIEAWAEDVPLGRVGAPADIAEAVAFLASDAASYITGDDLTVSGGVGVHTRP